TCGCCCGCACGGAAACCTCCGGGAGGGCTTGGTATGGACGAGCCCAATATCATCAGCAAGTTTTACCATCCCGAATGGGACGTCACCTTTGCCGTGTGCGCCTACCGCAAGGTCACCAAGGTCGAGGGGGCCAAGGCCATTGAGGCCTTTTTGATCCGCAACAACCACCGTCCCCCCCGACGCGGCGCCATGATCACCATCTATTCCCGTCTGCGCTGACCCGGCTTTCCGCCGCTCTTGGGCCTTCGCCCGACGGGGCCGGAGAGCCCATGTTCGATTATGCATCCCTGTCCGACGCGATCGCCGACGTGTTGCGCGCGCGTCTGGCCGGCCGCGTTGCGGCGCCGGAACGCCTGGCCGTGCCCGTGCCCGGAGGCATGCTTCTGTGCATGCCGGCGGCGGACGACACCATTGCCATCGTGAAAAACATCACCGTGCACCCGCACAACAAGGACCTGCCCGTCATCCAGGGCGAGGTGCTGGTCCTCGACGCCGCAACCGGCCGCAAGCTCGCCGTGCTCGACGCCAGGGAACTCACCGCCCGGCGCACGGCCGCGGTGAGCCTGCTTGCGGCCCGGCTTTTGGCGGCTGACAAACAGGGGCCGCTTTTGGTCGTCGGGGCCGGCGTGCAGGCCGTGGGCCATGCCCAGGCCTTTTGCCAGGGGCTTGGCCTGCGGGAGGTGCTGGTGGCCTCGCGCACCCGGGCCCGGGCTATGGCCATGGCGGTGGAACTCGGCGGGCAGGGCATCGCGGCGCGGGTGGCCGACGACTTGGCCGAAGCGGCCAGGGCCGCGTCCATGATTGTCACGGCCACCACCAGCCGGGAACCGGTTT
Above is a genomic segment from Solidesulfovibrio fructosivorans JJ] containing:
- a CDS encoding delta(1)-pyrroline-2-carboxylate reductase family protein, which encodes MFDYASLSDAIADVLRARLAGRVAAPERLAVPVPGGMLLCMPAADDTIAIVKNITVHPHNKDLPVIQGEVLVLDAATGRKLAVLDARELTARRTAAVSLLAARLLAADKQGPLLVVGAGVQAVGHAQAFCQGLGLREVLVASRTRARAMAMAVELGGQGIAARVADDLAEAARAASMIVTATTSREPVFPDVVRDDVFVAAVGSFTPEAAEVPASLVSRATLFVDDLPSARVEAGDYLRAGVNWERVMPLERFLDTPPRLSGPVIFKTVGHAIFDLAGAKHAMRGRRGEEESARGETL